aaaaaaaaaaaaaaaaaaaaaaagagaaaagaagaaaagtccGTGAACACTTACAGTTACATGCAATAAGTACAAGCAAGTGTCAACATTTGTAGCTATCCTCGCATATTTCAAGCCCACCGTCCGCTTCATTTGAAGCCACCCAGCACAAATTTACTAACCACCAATATGCACAAACCTATTGCTCCCAAAAAACACTCTTGCACCCATATTACCATACCAGTACAtgttatattttctctcttagaACAACCCTATAAAGCAATAACACTCCTATCTGCTATTGCAAGCAGTACTGGCATCCTGTTATGCATTACTTTCCAGTGCATTCATTACTTCTTGAGGTCATTATCACAGATACTAAGCAGACCTTAGTTTTAAGTTAATTGCTATTCAGCTCACAGATTTccaaatgcatttttttttaatgaagacaggcttttttctaatttctacAGTAGGACCATGATGGCTATAAACTGCCCTTTTCCCCCTCCATCCCATCAGTTGCATTGGCTATGGATTTCTCGCAACATTGCATGGTCATACTGTTCTGAGAAAATTGCTGTGCTGGTATTAGAGTGCCAGGTGTTAATGTCTTTAAAATGTCCTGGGAAGATAAGCTCAAATTGGTGTGATAAAGTTGCAAAATGAGTCTTTCAAATGCTCAGATTATTCTGATTTTTGCATGATTCAAGTGGATTGAGTTTTCCCTTTGGTTTAAGTCATTAGGTACTTGAGATCTAAATTCATTTTGTAATTGTCTTAATAATCTGTTGCTGatagccttgtagctcaactaacaCCTCTTAGTGTTTGTTTTTGATGGCGACATCTAGGGTTCAaaagttcaaatcccccctcttccaactatcaaattatcaaaaaagaaaatattttcttaatattctgtttttctttctgGTCTGATTGTGGTTTTGTTAATTGTTCATTGGGTTTGTGGATTTTCCAAGATGTGGTCAGGCCATACTTTATGTTATTTTCAAAGGTGGAACTTAGTGGAATTTTTTGGTGCAGATCATTACCTTCAACATCTCGCTAGTTGTCCATGGAACAGTAGCAGAGAATCATGATTTTCAGAaggtaaattttaaaatatgtttctaGTGGTGATACTATTGATCGAAGTAGCAGTTTTCATAATGTCTGATTCATCCTGTATGTAATTCTTccgaaattataaaattttatattttagctGTTgactgacattatttttacttCCAGGAAACATCCAACCCTTATGATGTTCCGATCAGTATGGGtatctttaaaattttggaaagtcCCCTGGATGTCACAACTACCACAATAATTAGGAGGATCGTATCAAACCATGAAGCATACCAGGTTCTCCTATTCTCAACTACacactttttggtacttttGATCAGAAATTCAATCCTACTATTTTCATCAAATAATGTAGAGATTGAAAAGGTTTTAAAACTTCTatgaaaaagacaaaacaaaattttataggGATGAGAAGCATTGCATTTAGGATGTCTGCTTAAAGAAATAACAGTATGTCCTAGAGTCAAAAGAGATTTTGGAATGTTATTCAACTTTTCATTGTTTTGCCTGCTTTTGATGCCTTTCTGGTTGAAATataagattaaattttttttactccacTGCAGAAGCGTAATGAGAAGAAGGCAGCAAGTGAGAAAAGGTATTATGAGGACAAGACTTATGTGTCTGGTGACTGAGTGATGTTGGACCATCTGGGGCACATATATGGCCAGGCGTTTGGCCCGTATTTTCTTTGATTATTGTTAACAAGGTTAATGGATTTTTCATAGTACTAACATCACAGATGAGCCACTAGGGTTGGTGATAGCATGTTGTCCTTCATCCATTAGTATAAAGATCTCATGTAATTGCCAAGTTAGTCGTGGCATGGATTTATTTGTATCTGACTATCTGTATTGTTTTGACCGCTTATACTCTGAGTTTGGGTACAAGATGGTAGTATAAAATTGTGGAAAGAGGTGCTGCTGGTGCCAGAGCACTTTTTTGGCGTTAGTTGTAAAAGATGCAATCATacctatcaaaaagaaaaagaaaaagaaaagaaattgttaTAACCACTAATTGCTACTCgtgctttttttctttagtagtGTATACTGTATAGCAATGCATTGCATGATTCATGCCACCTCTCGACCTGAACTGAAGGAGGGCCTTGTGATTTTGATTTCTGAATCCCTTTCGACTGTCGGGGAGAGTTGGGGATAGACTGTGCTATCTGTGTATGCCATAAATCTCTAGTGGAATGAGTAAGTGGAGGTTCTAATTCtcttctaaaattatatttacaacTAAAAGATTAGTTTTGATTGGGAGAGAGGTATCCCTTAATTAGGCAAGAAGCTGCAGGTGGGATGTCTGGCTTAGTATATggatttatattaatattagtgAGTAGTGAATTAGCTAGGATTGCCAAGAGCGAGTCTAATACAGAGGCCAAGGCCTACCAAAATCACGCATGGAAGGACTGTATGGTGGACTACCAAATTAAATAGATTAGAttaattcataaaaattaataactttaaggattgatttgaaaattcaagtAAATTAAGGTCAAGATACTAACATAACATCTAGATTAAAATGCAAGTCCATAACCATAATTGTCCGGCATGCAGGTGTGAGTTCGTACTTTGTTCCTAGTAGCCCCTGAAGAAGAGGAGTTGGATCATCATCTTGACTCATCTCTAGTCTCAACCAATAAACATGACATATCAAAGAGATTCTAAAGTGCAAGTATATAGATGTAAAAAGCATCCACTCAATTCATTAAGGCCTGTTTGGATGAAGGGGGGAAGAAGGAGGGGTGGAGGGGAGTAGAGcagagttggctaaaaataagctaattttgtgctaaatctactttactctactctactctctctccctctccctcaattCAAACAGAACATTAATGTTATTCAAAATACATGTCTGTTTGGAATTAAGCtggattatattaaaaaaaaaagaaaaaaaaaaaaaagaaatacccGGCCGAGATGACTTTTTTCTTGAAGGAGAAGGACTGAACAGTAAACACAGAACGCATGAGATTTTGTGTATGGTGTATTGTGTTTTGTCAGACAGTATTTGGTGTGTAGAAATGAATATACATATAcactagaattttattttttaattaggaaCACAAGACCGGGGCAAATGGCTTACTGCAAATGCGGTCCAAGATAATTACAAAGGCCATAATAAGCTGAGGGTCGAAGCCAGGTTGTACTGCTAGGCTGAAAACGTCATCTCCAAGCAATATCCTCCTGTTGTTCACTCTCTTCCTAGCAATCCTTGCCACCATTTCTCCACTGCTACACTTTATTATTTTGCAATTTCGCCTCCTAAAACATCCCTCGATCCTGAAATCTGGTGTCTTATGATGATGATCAGTATTAATATCATTAGTACTAGGtcctgatgatgatgatgatcccatcatcatcactattgCCTCGTCTTTGCTACTGTGGAAAAGCGTTGATCCATTTCTCATCGAGAATACCTTTGAAGTAGTACTAGTCACCCTTTTTCCCATTTTATCTTCTCCTCTATATGCATTCCACTGGTATTGCATGCTTAATACCTGTTCATGTACGATGCAatacatttatattttatatgatatgattttatatatatagcagAGCTTACACACATATAGTAGTGGTGATTATATACGATCTATCATCATGATATAATATCTATAACAGTAACAGTCAAGTATAGGAGTAGTTGAGCAGGCTATATACAAATACAACACACGAGAGATCCATTGATGGATGTATAATATACCTGGGGTTTGAGAGTTAGCAAAGCATTCCCAGCTCCGTCCATGAGGACGAGACCTCCTCCTTTAATTATATTGCAAGAGGTTTTCCTGGAATAGTTGTCAACTCGAAAAGCCAGTCTTCCATGGTGGTCAAAAACGGTGAATCCGTCAGTCCCCTGGAAAGTCATGCTAGATCGCTTCCACACGGTGAGCACTGAAGGACGTACTAGTTGTAGCTGAAGCTGATCGGTATCTTCTTCGCTCCTTTCCTCCAAAGTTAACGTATCATCATGGCTTCTATTCTGATAAGCAGGATGAATTCTTGACAtggttctttctttctatagctactagaagagagagagagagagagagagagagagagagaatatgatTATTGAAGATGGGTTAATGTGGAGAATGAGAGTGACAATGCATTGGATTCTTAAAACTTAATTCCAAAACCACGTTCGCTCCCGTTGCTAGGAAGGTGAATTTTGGACATTAAAATTGTCCTTATTAGTGGAAATTTGGTTGGTCTGAAGTACGTGGAAAGAGAGAGCTTTTCACCTTAGTCTCCGACGTTTGTCTTGCTTAGTGGCTAACACTAATACTAATTACGTAGGTCCCTTTCCCCCCCAGCTTTATTCCACCATCCATGACGTACGTCTGCTGCTTCTTTTCTCCATCTACTCTATTTTCGTACTACCTTAATTTATAGAATACCTCATCAAgctccttttttattattatattagatacaacattttcaaaacaacTAAGTTAATTATTATGTTGATCATCAAAAAAACAGTTAATTAAtatgttgttattgattctcAACATcaccaatttatttattaaacacGGTTAGTGCCATAGTAGTATTCGCTAACAAGTATATTACAGTAGCAGTATAGCTAATTAAGTTTgtgtttaattaatttgttaaagtTGTTGCACCCCTTTATCTCGTATGATTATAATGTTCTATCTTGGCGGCACACATAAAAGTGCACGGTTGAAGAATTAAGCAGAATCATCATTTTACTTTTTCGTCACTGTGAGTACATTAGTGAACATCGATGATTAATAAAGTCTTGTTTTTACGGTGTGGGCCGAACTGTCGCGCGCGTGTGCTGCTTTTTACAAATGATGATTATCCGGCCATAACATCTTTATAATTAGCTAGGACTAGGATCATCATTTTACGGTTTGCCCCTTAATAATGCCATCAATTCTTTTGAAAGTAATGTTTAACtacaaacatttttataatGTTTATACAAACTATTGaggtaacaaatttttattggttcgtacacttgcatcactttttacttattaatatctactcaccacattagcaatttgtaaaaattttgcagttttagcatttttcaccttttaaaggatataaaaaattaatagattaaatctaaaacaaaatatataagcccaaaaaaattagcccaataacaaaaatcaccaataataaaactaaaaaagttaAGCCCAATCAATCTATTTTACCAAAATCAAGCAACTtggtcatttaaaaaattttaaacaaaaattcttaGTAGTAAAATAGTAGACTCAAAGACCAAAGCCACCGCACATAGCTAGCAGCAGAGTCGCCCCCCTAAGTACTCCTAGTCCTAACTCCGTCCCTGACTAGGATATATTAATTAGGAAGTATCTGAAATGGATTTCGGGTAGACTCATTGTTTAATTAGTGATTTCAAGCAATCAGCAggctagctagctagctagtaAAGTTGCTCTTATTCCAACACCATGTGACTCATTTGTCTCCATACTGAAAATTTGGTTCTCTCTTTACTTGTTTCTATATTTCTAGTGGAGATATTCTATACCAACTTAATTCAAATTGCTCTCGACGTGTAGTGCGTAGTATTCAAAGCGGGGCAGATCTATATGTGGGGTTTTGGTTGGAGCCAAGGtgatttcttgttttcttgCTGCCAGTTATGATTCTGAAATCCAATTAATATTCCttaacacaaaaacaataaGAAATGCCTATAGCTCGAGTACAATAAAGGTTGATAAAGATTGGAATGACAGATAGATTTAGTCAACTGGAGGATGGTTTATGCTTATATTAACAATCTGCACACTAATTTAGTGCCAATACAATGTTGGCGTAACAATTAGTTAATTGAGCAACTTGGTTTAGTGCACCTAGATTTGAGTCATGAAAGCACTTACGAATCACTTGTTTAAAACTTAAATGCggaatttattttcttcaagaAAAGAATACCGCCCTCCCAGGTCATCATCCTATATCCCTATGGGATAAACTTAGGTATTTTTCCAGTCACAACCAGGTAAATAAATTCTTAAAGAAAACTACTATAGGTGATAAACTTCTTTCTATTTGTGTTCTAACATATGATAATAGTCTTCACTAATAGTGGCTTTCTtatcttctccttctccttcttctttttttttttttttttttttttggtattaattCTTTATACTACACACTTTGGATAAGCAGAATTAGATAGTTTCACAtccaaacttttttctttttaatatttccaaAGATGAGGAGTAGAACACGTTTATAACTAATTTACTACAAATTAAGCTAAGTTGTTCTTTGACTAAAAAGCACTATATATCCTATAATAATCTATTACTGGACAACGTCTGCGAACAATCTAACGTCATGAAAAACCGAAAGGCAAAAATACATGCCTAGACAGTGTGGCTGAAAAAGAACACTGTTTAATTTGTACGCACTATCTTGTGATAGTGAGTAGCTTACGAGACTTGGTTACGTTCCACTCAGTTCTTGAATTTTCTGTTAGACACGCCAGATGTACGTAGCGTGACAGAGAAAAATCTGCTTCAAAGCTTATGTACCTTCTTGTAGACGAACAATTTTCTTTGGCAAATAAAGGATGTTACTTATAAACTATTTTTCCCAATTTACTCGTCCCAATTacataaaagtaatttttttgatttcagTAATAGTAATTTTTATGATGGAACTATTACTAATAGATTTCatcaattaaattcatgataaaatCCACTACTTATTTGAGAGGATGAAACATTGCTCTCAGGGTACATACTTTCATTGTGATCGAGGGTGATAATAGGGTATTTATATGATAGAGAATTGGTGAATTTTGGCAAGAGTTTCCCCTAAAATCAAGTGATAGGCATGTTTGTAGATCCTCCCTTCAAATCAATCAAGGGGACATGCCAAGGCTACAATCTTGAAATTACAGGCAAATATTGGAACATGTTTAATCACTTTTAATACAATTGATATGAGATAAATGCACTCCCCTTAAAAGAGGGTTGTTCATATCGATCGACTTTGAGatagatatttatatgtttatagttatgtcatcaataaagaAGTTAACTGTTGTTGTTAATTTGGGTCCATTAATAAAGGAAGTTACAAGTGTAAAGCCTTGGTCGAGAGGGCTAAGGGTGCTTCTTTCACATGTCAGCCTACACAAACCACAAGCTGTAATTTCCCGAATCACAATAGACCAAAATGACTAAATTGAACCACATTAGACGAATTGGACCGAAATAGCCCAAATACTTAACCATAATTAGTAaacataacattaaaaaaaaaaaaaaaatacaaatatatatagcATGTTTTATTTGTGACTGGCTTCTACTTTCAAAATAcatttaattagaaaacaagagTTTGCTTCATAATATTGCATGAGATGCAAATATATATACCTTGCATGTGAACTGTTGTTACATAGTATAACAAAAAATACAATACCATGGGAATTGCTATAGAGCATAAAGCTATATGTCAATTGATCTATAAAGTAATGGGAACAACTTATTCAAACTCCAAAGGTCTAATAGTGATTTTAGTAAACagtttaaacaaataaatagaaagGAAAGATGACAATGTAATAGATGATCGTGCGCATGACAGGCAGACAGCAAACTAGTATTCATCTTCGTTCTTATTTATTATAGTAATTAATACAGTACAAGTATACCAGCTGGGGCGATGATATTTAGCAATAGCACCTTAAAATATTGTAGTTGTACAGTGAGTACTCTTTAAAATAGTTTGTCTGTGTCGGCACTTACATATATAGAAGATGTAAATGCGAGAGggagaatttatttttaatttggttcGACTGAAGACGTACGAAAAGGTTTAATTACAACGGTTACAGTCACATTTCTTTGGTACAAAAGCACAAGTTCCGAAAGGCTTGCCGGGAAGGTTGCATTTGATGCCATAGCAGCAAGGCTTGGTGGTGCAGGTTTGGTTGTTAGGACCACTGCAGCAGGTGCATTGGCTACACGTCTGAAAGGGTGCTGGTGCTAGCCTCCGACGTAGAGCATCTTCATGAGATTGAGAGTTTGCAACAGCCTCGAACGTCGTTAGGTACTTAATTGGACCTATGGGCCACAGTGTTTCGGTTGATGTCTCAACTGGCATCAGCTCGGAATGGGATCCTGCAACATCAGCCAcgtaaatatttaataataattcacGTTAATTTACTCTATGTGTGtggttaattttattttataatttacaatGACAAGGTACTCAACTCAAGAGAGATTGAATTGGAGACTCGCTCGATGAGATATCACACAACTAATTAACATGCAAGAGAGAGATATTGAATTGGAGCCTGCTAGCTAAGATATCACAACTAAATTAAACTTACCTGGAGTAATGACGATGATGAACTGAATGAAGAATAATAGTGACACTAATAACTTCTTGTTAATTGTGATGCTGTCCATGGCTTATAGATGAACGCACAGGCATGCACACACGTTTACTTGTGGAcatacaaagagagagagagatgagtgtTTATATAGAATAGGATAAGTGGAGAAGAGGTTTAATAGGGAAGTGGGGCAATTAATGGATATTTTTGCCTCCTTCGTTTTAAggaatttttgtaattaattgaTTCATTTAACCTTCAACCTAAGTAATTACCTTCCATTTAAGAAAAGATTTTATTggattaattcatttattttaaccTGCCACCTATACAAAGATTTTAGTAAGTTAATTATTTagttcttattattatttatattcaaCAATAAATAGTGGGttctaattaacttaattagtgAAGTcccgattggtgtcttggtttgatgatataGAGCACAATCATCGAAAGCGGATATCatatagggatggcaatggggcggggcggggccgaaggatggggtcttcgtccccGCCTCGCATAGTTTTGTCTTGTCCCATCCTCACCCCGCCCCACATGACAGGGaatactttctcaccccatcctCGCCCCTTGGGGCCCCGCAAAGCCCTGCCCCACctcgtaaaactctactttttgttaatttgccttacaactaatacaatttttttaatgaaacctatttcattaataaaaatatacttgaaattacaactaaatttatcccatcaaatcaaatcaatttttagaaaaaaaaattgaataatatatcaaagtgtttaacaagacaatcataaaaaaaaaaaaaaaaattttaaaaaaaatctcatagtataacacataacaaaataaaggcagagaaccacattgggtagaataaaatatgctaatattaatatgtttgtttaaatagtagagttttaggatatgaaaaatttacaattataacccttaaTAACACGGGGCGGGGCGAGGACGGGtataaaaagtctaaacccatccccgcccccTCTCCCCTCGgtggtgcggggctaaaatcttgccccatccctgcCCCACCGCCTTTGAGGGAGGGGGAACCCGCGCAgggcgaagcggggaggggtGGGTTAAGCGGGACGGGAAAAAATTGCCATCCTTAatatcataggttgaaactctaataataataataataattttattttgttaacattaattaatttttattttgtatgagaACATGAGACTCTATCATGTGATATATTCTTTGaaaattctttcattttatCTTCCACCTCATCTTTTAATTGGAACCACATGCCACTCTTTTTGAAAGGTATTAATGTATTGATTCATTTAACCTTCCACTTAAGTAAAGGTTTTAATGAATTAGTTGATTCATATAACCTTCCAGctaattatttaaacaattaacCTTCCACTCAAACAAACtctttaatgaattatttaatttttattatttatttgcgttcaaaaatatttttttcatctccTTAGTATCTAACATTTAATACAAATATTTGGCAACCACTTGGGAggatatatatattagaaaactTGGAGTTCCTCTTACCAATCCTCTAGGGCCCAAATTACTCAATTTTCTCCCAAGTACTATTTGTGTTAATTGATTAGTTTGATTTAAAACTTGAGATGGTGGGTGTATAATCCAAAAAACTATTCATAGCTAGTCGTTAATGAATTTGAAGTTACCAAATTTTGAGGAGTTGATATCAATTTATGCCTAATTGCTCTGCTTATAGTTCCCCCAATCATATTTTCTAAATGAATCAAATCCACTCCGAATTGATCTTGTAAGTGATCCAACACCGAAGActacatttatttttcaaatgatatatattgtagaaaatttgcaaaataaataatggtATTGTGCATAATAAATGCCTTATATTTGTGTAAATGCAAAGTATGTAAACTAACGAATGGGATAATAAATCTTCAAAATAAAAGGTGTCTCTAATAGATGTTGTGGGGATCATTCAgttgataggcccataggattcagaattggttgaggattgttgggccagtggcccatccgaggccgtgcacccgtccgaggacgccatgctcctcggcagtatgcgtccgaggacgatcgcgtccgaggacgatcaggacgtggtctcaccacgatcagatctcagaagtagGTTATCTCaaggggtagagtagccgactaaagatgaaagagataaggcaaacaaatatctgaaactatagctgcctccgcattaatgacctctcaaccaactctctggccgcattaatgtggaggtgatacctgagcagtagggaagcagccttacagctgcccataggaagttccaagaggtgccagatgggacagaaagaaatcccccggacacaatctacacgtgttcggcgAGGATGGATCGtgaaggggagtatataaactaaaagaagaacatgaagaaggggatcgagaaaaaagaagaacataCATAAAACTGgagagaaagaagtaagaaggaggagagagagagttacacGAGGGACTTAAGAAAGAACGTTCACTATACCAacgaaaaagaaggaaaactttgtatgggcttgagagaaaattttggaggtagataccacagttaacctagttctttacacccacgctctacaaatcatattgtctgggccttttacgtacgaacccaatactgtttaggttcgtcgccaaattgtgtccttacaattggcgccgtctgtggggagagcttgtgttagcttgtacaacctccgatacaacgttttcgatggaaggagtggaactgcctcaccccgcagcggggctgcatcagggtgatatcagcccgcatcaggcggagtcaaggggctctcagcatggtggtcctcgaaagagtcccgaacggagggaAGTCCAAGAGGGGAGCATACATACTACTCACACCACGAGAACCCGTACAtgcgggaagagtcacgtttcccacgtGAAGCATGATGGGGATCTGCAATGTGAAAttgcggacttgaagagagagttacgccatgcacgacgggagcgttccccacctcgctccgaactatcatccggggagtcggatggaactagctacaggcggagatcgagaactccgcagagtgagactttctcctacgaagaggagcgtcgccataggcgtaggcgtaaaagtccaactagtaggggcttgggaaacgatgccatgaacaaagccttgagtcaaatttccaggtcaccctttacaagaagcatagatgatTCTACCCACCCTCGGCGgttcaatcaacctacgttctctctgtatgatggccattcggatccggtggaacatgtaagctattacagccagaagatggctattcattccagggatgatgccctgatgtgcaagatttttccgtcgagcttgggtccaacggcgatgaggtggttcaatggcttaagggccaactctattggatctttcaaagcactgacccaggcttttggtgctcgttttattacatgcagcaggacTCCTTTGCCGCTGGGGTCCTTGTTGactttgtctatgcgagagggcgagactctcaagagctattcggataggtactgggagatgtttaacgaaatagaagggaagaatgacgctgtggccataactactttcaaagccggcctcccagctgatcacgacttgaggaaatccttgacgggtaaacctgttaccagtgtacgccaactgatggacaaaatagagaagtacaaaaggatagaggaggatcagcttcaggggaaaggaaaggccaagatgatccctcaggagaggagggatttcaggtcggatcgttataataacaaCCGACCAAGGAGGGACTTTGTTGGCCAGTCGGCCTCGGCAGACGCCCAGGTCGTTAATGCGGTATTTTgggagcctgttcagcaggttttggagaagataaaggacgagccatttttcaaatggcctaacaggatggcaggagagcctacaaaacgcaacccgagtttgtattgccattaccatcaggaccatggacacacgacagacaactgcagaaatttatgggaccatttggagcagttggtccgggaaggaaaattaa
The DNA window shown above is from Quercus lobata isolate SW786 chromosome 7, ValleyOak3.0 Primary Assembly, whole genome shotgun sequence and carries:
- the LOC115952238 gene encoding protein LURP-one-related 5-like, with translation MSRIHPAYQNRSHDDTLTLEERSEEDTDQLQLQLVRPSVLTVWKRSSMTFQGTDGFTVFDHHGRLAFRVDNYSRKTSCNIIKGGGLVLMDGAGNALLTLKPQVLSMQYQWNAYRGEDKMGKRVTSTTSKVFSMRNGSTLFHSSKDEAIVMMMGSSSSSGPSTNDINTDHHHKTPDFRIEGCFRRRNCKIIKCSSGEMVARIARKRVNNRRILLGDDVFSLAVQPGFDPQLIMAFVIILDRICSKPFAPVLCS